Proteins encoded together in one Gigantopelta aegis isolate Gae_Host chromosome 8, Gae_host_genome, whole genome shotgun sequence window:
- the LOC121380247 gene encoding uncharacterized protein LOC121380247 isoform X1, with the protein MSTVCPKNSYFDSAVDRCAPCSDICFKAFIQDTVAECKRQCPDYGKSSSERSHAASFDWYIIGGILSVFLCLGVLITGFIMRRRHRLLRYPIQETGDTPAQETGDTPAQETGDTPTHETEDTPTNETVVDVELMEKKIEVFSEIHIPLLAITTDSTASEIN; encoded by the exons atgtcGACGGTCTGCCCGAAAAACTCTTATTTCGACAGTGCGGTTGATCGGTGTGCGCCGTGTAGTGATATTTGTTTCAAAGCCTTCATTCAAGATACAGTGGCGGAGTGCAAACGACAGTGCCCAG acTATGGGAAATCTAGTTCTGAGAGAAGTCATGCTGCCAGCTTTGATTGGTATATTATCGGTGGAATATTGAGTGTCTTCCTTTGCTTGGGTGTTCTAATAACGGGTTTTATCATGAGAAGGAGACATCGCTTACTTAGATACCCCATCCAGGAGACGGGGGACACTCCTGCCCAGGAGACGGGGGACACTCCCGCCCAAGAGACGGGGGACACTCCCACCCATGAGACGGAGGACACTCCCACCAATGAGACGGTTGTCGATGTCGAATTGATGGAAAAGAAAATAGAAGTGTTTTCAGAAATACATATACCA CTCCTGGCTATAACGACAGATTCTACAGCTTCTGAAATAAACTGA